GCGTCGCAGGTCTTCGAGGAGCGATCCGATCAGGATCCAGTGCGACGAGGTCGGGGGGCGCACGACGAGCGCCGAGGTCAGCGCCGGCACCGTCGACGTCATCGGTTCGGGCTCGGGCTCGGCGACGCGGGCCGCGAGCCGGATGTCGTGGGCGACGCGGTGCAGCTGCTCGGCGATCGCCTTCACGGTCGGCTCGTCGTGCAACGAGGCGTCGTAGTGGTCGGCGAACGCGCGGGTCATGCCGATGAGCTGCGTCACGATCGGGCCGAGCTGCTCGAGCAGGGCGCCCAACTGGGCGAGCTCCTCGCGGTGCGCCGACCGGCGCGGGTTGAGCGTGAGCGACTCGGTGCCCGCCGCGATCGCCGCATCGGCGGCCTCGCGCATCGGGCGCAGCAGCCTGGCCTCGATCATGAGCGCCTCGATGTCGGCGCGAGACTGGGCCGTCTCGAGCGCGGCGGCCAGGCGGTCGGCGGATGCCGCGAGCTCACCGCCGAGCAGCGCCGCCTCGCGTCGAGCGGGGGCGATCGCGACGGGCGGCACGATCGCCGCGTTCACGATGATGCCGATCGCGGCGCCGATCAGGGTCTCGAGGACGCGATCGAGCGCGTAGTTCGGTGTCGCGGCGCCGAGCGCCAACGTGAGCATCGCCGAGATCGCGACCTGGTTGCCGGTCGCGGGGGCCATCTTCAGGGCCCACGCGATGAGCATCGCGACGAGCACCGCGACGAGCACGACCCACGAGTACGCGCCGAACGCCAGCGACAGCGCCGACGCGACGATGACGCCGAGCAGCACGCCGATGGAGCGCTCGATGCCCTTGCCGAGCGACTGGTTGACGCTCGGCTGCACCACGAGCAGCGCCGCGATCGCCGCGAACACGGGCAGCTGGGTCGGAATCAGCGCCCCGGCGATGAGCCACGCGGCGATCGTCGCGACCGAGGTCTTGAGCACCTGCAGCACCGGCAGGCGCTTGGACGTCCGCAGGTTGTCGAGGACGGACATCGCGGGGTTCAGTCGGGATCGGGAAGCGCGGCGAGCGCGCCCGCGATCGGCAATCCGCCTTCGGTGAGCTCGAACTGCGCACCCGATGCCGCGCCGGACACGAGCACCGCGGCGACGGTCGCCGCGACATCCGCCCGGCTCACCGAACCCCGCGGCAGCGTGGTATCGGCCACGACGAGGCCCGTCGGCGCCGCGTCGGTCAGGCCGCCGGGCCGCACGATCGTGAAGTCGAGCCCGCTGGCGCGCACCGCGGCGTCGGCCTCGCTCTTGGCCCGCAGGTAGATCTGGAACACGTCGTCGGAGTCCGCGTCGAAGTCGTCGGCCCGCATGGCCGAGATGACCACGATGCGCGGCACGCCCGCGAGTTTCGCGGCGTCGGCGAGCAGGATGGCCCCGTCGCGGTCGACGGTGAGCTTGCGCTCGGCGGTGCTGCCGGGGCCGGCGCCCGCGGCGAAGACCACGGCGTCGGCGCCCGCGAGCACGGCGGCGACCTCGTCGGCCGATGCCGCCTCGAGGTCGAGCACGACCGGTTGGCCGCCGGCCGCCGTGACGTCGGCCGCGTGGTCGGCGTTGCGGATCAGTGCGACGGGTTCGTGCCCGCCGTCGGCGAGCAGACGTTCGAGGATGAGGGCGATCTTGCCGTGACCTCCGGCGATGACGACGCGCATGACACCAGTCAACGCGGATGCCGCCGATGGCGCAACCGGGCGAGGGAGGGCTTCCCCTCGTGGCAGCCGCGGGACAGAATGGGCGGGTGCCGCTCGGCACGTCCTCCTGCGACGACGATGAACCGGGGCACCCATGGCCATGCAGCGAACCGTCTCAGCCCGAATCGACCTGACCATCGAGGACCCGGCGCGGCTCGTGTTCATGCTCGCCGTCGCCGGCGGCGCGCCCGACGAGCGGCTCGAACTGCTCGCGAACGGCGTCGCGCTCGATGCGGCCGACGTGCTCGAGCTGACGGATGCCGCGGGCAGCCGCCTGCACGTCGTCGAGGCGCCGGCGGGCAGCCTGTCGCTGTCGTACTCGGCGACCGTCGACGGCCAGGCCGCAGCGGGATCCGACCGACCCCTCGATCTCGTGGAGTACCTGCGCCCGAGCCGCTACTGCGAGTCCGACCGGCTCGGGGCCACGGCCGTCGCCGAGTTCTCGGGGCTCGAGGGGCACGCGCTGCTCGACGCGGTGTCGTCATGGGTCGGCACGCGTCTCGCCTACGTGCCCGGCTCGAGCGGACCCAGCGACGGCGCGGTGCAGACCCTGCTCGCCCGCGAGGGCGTCTGCCGCGACTACGCGCACCTCGTGATCGCGCTGCTGCGCTCGCTCGACGTACCGGCGCGCCTCGCGGCGGTGTACGCGCCCGGCCTCGATCCGATGGACTTCCACGCGGTGGCCGAGGCGTACGTCGAGGGCGCCTGGCACGTCGTCGACGCGACCGCGCTGGCTCCGCGCTCGACGCTGCTGCGCATCTCGACCGGGCGCGATGCCGCCGACACGGCGTTCCTCAGCTCGTACGGCGGGTTCGTGCAGCTCGACGCGATCACGGTGACGGCGACCGCCGACACGCTGCCGGCCGATGACATCGGGCGGCTCGTGCAGCTGCGCTGACCCCTGCACCCCTGCGAACGGCCGAGTGCGGCGGGCCTACTGCAGCGGCGCCGCGAAGAACGCGAGCTCGTGCTCGGCCGACGCCCGGAACGCGCGGCGCATCGCCTCACGTCGCTCGGGCGTCGCAGCGGCGGCCTCACGCGCGACGAGCTCGATCGCCTCGCGCGTCGCGACCGCGAAGGCCGGGTCGGCGTACGTCTCGAGCCACGACGCGTACGGATGCTCCGGATCGAGCGCCGCCGCGCCGAACTCGCCGGCGGCGAGGCGCTCGCCGAGGTCGACGTAGATCCAGAAGCAGGGCAGCACGGCGGCGACCAGCACGGCGTAGTCGCCGCGAGAGCCGGTCGCGAGCAGGTGGTCGAGGTAGGCGGTCGTTGCGGCGTCGGGCTCGGCGGCGAACGTCGCGGCGGCGAACCTGCCGTCTGCGGCGGCGGAACCAGCGCCCGCGTCCGCGCCGGCGAGCCACCGCGTGTGCAGCTCGAGCTCGCCGACGAGCGAGCCGTGCGCCGAGTCCGCCCAGAACGCCTGGCCCGCGGCATCCGGAGCCAGGCGCGACGCCTCGGCGAGCACGCGCGCGTAGTCGCGCAGGTAGAGGGCGTCCTGCGCGAGGTAGCCGACGAAGGGGGCGCGCTCGAGCGTGCCGTCGGCAAGGGCGCGGATGAATGGCAGCGCGTCGATCGCCTCGCGCACGTCGGCGATGCCGCCCCACCACTCGGCCTCGATCTCGCCGGGCGTCGGCGCGGTGCGCAGCCCGCCGCGCGACCAGAGGCCGGCGAAGTGGCTCACCGGCCCGTGTCCGCCGCCGACCTCGAGCGCCTCGCCGTGCCGCAG
This genomic interval from Agromyces sp. Leaf222 contains the following:
- a CDS encoding aromatic acid exporter family protein — translated: MSVLDNLRTSKRLPVLQVLKTSVATIAAWLIAGALIPTQLPVFAAIAALLVVQPSVNQSLGKGIERSIGVLLGVIVASALSLAFGAYSWVVLVAVLVAMLIAWALKMAPATGNQVAISAMLTLALGAATPNYALDRVLETLIGAAIGIIVNAAIVPPVAIAPARREAALLGGELAASADRLAAALETAQSRADIEALMIEARLLRPMREAADAAIAAGTESLTLNPRRSAHREELAQLGALLEQLGPIVTQLIGMTRAFADHYDASLHDEPTVKAIAEQLHRVAHDIRLAARVAEPEPEPMTSTVPALTSALVVRPPTSSHWILIGSLLEDLRRIREELGAEA
- a CDS encoding transglutaminase family protein; the protein is MQRTVSARIDLTIEDPARLVFMLAVAGGAPDERLELLANGVALDAADVLELTDAAGSRLHVVEAPAGSLSLSYSATVDGQAAAGSDRPLDLVEYLRPSRYCESDRLGATAVAEFSGLEGHALLDAVSSWVGTRLAYVPGSSGPSDGAVQTLLAREGVCRDYAHLVIALLRSLDVPARLAAVYAPGLDPMDFHAVAEAYVEGAWHVVDATALAPRSTLLRISTGRDAADTAFLSSYGGFVQLDAITVTATADTLPADDIGRLVQLR
- a CDS encoding SDR family oxidoreductase is translated as MRVVIAGGHGKIALILERLLADGGHEPVALIRNADHAADVTAAGGQPVVLDLEAASADEVAAVLAGADAVVFAAGAGPGSTAERKLTVDRDGAILLADAAKLAGVPRIVVISAMRADDFDADSDDVFQIYLRAKSEADAAVRASGLDFTIVRPGGLTDAAPTGLVVADTTLPRGSVSRADVAATVAAVLVSGAASGAQFELTEGGLPIAGALAALPDPD